A part of Amblyraja radiata isolate CabotCenter1 chromosome 23, sAmbRad1.1.pri, whole genome shotgun sequence genomic DNA contains:
- the LOC116986275 gene encoding uncharacterized protein LOC116986275: protein MAAASQSLGEAGAVQGRPPQAPEARAGPGNRCMGFRNQIQQVLGWKKGVKQLSAAGESRPGQPGQDRGVGSELVTQPGSGNTRLEQGAQFVPVKCVGSESGIQLALDKVVRPGKSQMVVVGNSELEQRIKPAGLNLISPSSKEQIVVSTLEKVSSVLDLGKRITQVTQSALGKDGGSGQVTQYTKRESVGLRHVVGKGVGVGQNTQSLEGEGVDVGHITQFTMGNGVGLGQITQSSKGESAGLGQITQSTKGEGVGVGQISQSTMGKGVGLGRSTQSTEGEGVGLQQVTQSTEGESVGLGQGTNLTAMGKSGGLKCITQSIQYTLSESDNSKHLTQFTMGERGSLEQVTQFSLLDDLNQVFQPVLSKSNGLEQIPQCAHGKKSGSEKVNQCTLGKKGELNQDNQSVDSSGPEKQNQFSVNDQESEKDIGHAQVNGIVPELTNPLTNGMKPALDPSIESAVQLKLESEEEAHVEGMSFQPVQPKPSFMYRTTKSMEQIKSTVRQDAKSAWGKRLEQCVHIPSSGSRTFKQQMKLFKCQDVESLDPTQKAELEQQIFITLTQNLSYISGLCDSVHLADGFGSQNDLHSAQDGSHLGPGKRNWLLQPTVRKRAKSCPGSPEERRGSNRSDGSSRVRFADSLGLELTEVRNFDSSVEPTVPSHVLASYSANEPTEHVIWVQRFKMEFTNPKDDENFSERLNSQKVCLEELTESELVISGTILVINLAYHKEVTVRYTCTDWNLFTDVSALFESNVDGKMDRFTFSLNPTTHMLPAATCLQFAIKYSVDGVEFWDNNNGINYKMTYQSLQVTVSDDNKDGTVGLN from the coding sequence ATGGCAGCAGCTTCCCAGAGTCTGGGCGAAGCCGGCGCCGTCCAGGGCCGCCCGCCGCAAGCGCCCGAAGCCCGGGCAGGCCCAGGAAACCGCTGCATGGGCTTCAGGAACCAGATCCAGCAGGTCCTGGGCTGGAAGAAGGGGGTCAAACAACTGTCAGCCGCCGGGGAATCACGGCCGGGGCAGCCCGGGCAGGACAGGGGCGTCGGGTCAGAGCTGGTCACCCAACCTGGCTCAGGTAACACCAGGTTAGAGCAGGGCGCCCAGTTTGTCCCGGTTAAATGTGTTGGGTCGGAGTCAGGCATTCAGTTAGCCCTGGATAAGGTGGTGAGACCTGGGAAGAGCCAGATGGTAGTTGTTGGCAATTCTGAATTAGAACAAAGAATCAAACCAGCAGGTCTGAATTTGATTTCACCATCAAGCAAGGAGCAAATAGTTGTTTCCACCTTAGAAAAGGTCAGTTCTGTGCTTGACTTGGGCAAAAGAATAACACAGGTCACTCAGTCAGCCCTGGGTAAGGATGGAGGCTCAGGGCAGGTCACCCAGTACACCAAGAGAGAGAGTGTTGGTTTACGGCACGTTGTGGGTAAGGGTGTTGGTGTAGGGCAGAACACCCAGTCTCTTGAGGGTGAGGGTGTTGATGTGGGGCACATCACTCAGTTCACAATGGGTAATGGTGTTGGTTTAGGACAGATCACCCAGTCCAGCAAGGGCGAGAGTGCTGGTTTAGGACAGATCACCCAGTCCACTAAGGGTGAGGGTGTTGGTGTAGGACAGATCAGCCAATCCACTATGGGAAAGGGTGTTGGTTTAGGACGGTCCACCCAGTCCACTGAGGGTGAGGGTGTAGGTTTACAGCAGGTCACCCAGTCCACTGAGGGTGAGAGTGTTGGTTTAGGGCAGGGCACCAATCTAACTGCAATGGGTAAAAGTGGTGGTTTAAAATgtatcacccaatctatccagtaTACCCTGAGTGAGAGTGATAATTCAAAGCACCTCACCCAATTCACAATGGGTGAGAGAGGCAGTTTGGAGCAAGTCACCCAGTTTTCATTGCTTGATGATTTAAACCAGGTTTTCCAGCCGGTATTGAGTAAGAGTAATGGGTTAGAGCAGATACCTCAGTGTGCACATGGTAAGAAAAGTGGGTCAGAGAAGGTCAACCAGTGTACGCTAGGTAAGAAGGGTGAGTTAAACCAGGATAACCAGTCAGTTGATAGTTCAGGACCAGAAAAGCAGAACCAATTTAGTGTTAACGATCAGGAATCGGAAAAAGACATTGGTCATGCTCAGGTTAATGGCATAGTGCCAGAGCTGACCAACCCCTTGACAAATGGAATGAAACCGGCACTCGATCCAAGTATTGAGAGTGCTGTGCAATTGAAGCTGGAATCAGAAGAAGAAGCGCACGTAGAAGGGATGAGTTTTCAACCTGTACAACCCAAACCATCATTTATGTATAGAACCACAAAGTCAATGGAGCAGATTAAGTCTACCGTGCGTCAGGATGCAAAATCAGCTTGGGGCAAGAGATTGGAGCAATGTGTTCACATCCCCTCAAGTGGCAGCAGGACTTTCAAACAACAGATGAAGCTTTTCAAATGCCAAGATGTGGAGTCCCTGGACCCCACTCAGAAAGCAGAACTCGAACAGCAGATCTTTATTACCCTTACGCAAAATCTGAGTTACATCTCAGGCCTATGTGATAGTGTGCACTTGGCTGATGGGTTTGGCTCACAGAATGACTTGCATAGCGCACAAGATGGCTCCCATCTTGGTCCAGGTAAAAGGAACTGGCTGTTACAGCCGACAGTGCGGAAACGAGCAAAATCATGTCCGGGCTCCCCGGAAGAGAGGCGAGGGAGCAACAGAAGCGATGGCAGTAGTAGGGTGAGATTTGCAGATTCATTAGGCTTAGAGTTAACAGAAGTTCGAAACTTTGACTCATCAGTAGAGCCAACAGTGCCATCACATGTCCTGGCCAGCTACAGTGCCAATGAGCCCACAGAACATGTGATATGGGTGCAGCGTTTCAAAATGGAATTCACCAATCCCAAGGACGATGAGAACTTCAGTGAACGACTGAATAGCCAGAAGGTGTGCCTGGAAGAATTGACAGAGTCAGAACTGGTTATCAGTGGCACCATCCTGGTCATTAACCTGGCATACCATAAGGAGGTGACAGTCCGTTATACCTGCACTGATTGGAATCTCTTCACTGATGTTTCAGCCCTATTTGAAAGCAATGTTGATGGCAAAATGGACCGCTTCACATTCTCACTGAATCCTACTACACACATGCTCCCGGCAGCCACCTGCCTTCAGTTTGCTATCAAGTACAGTGTTGATGGAGTAGAGTTCTGGGACAACAACAATGGTATCAATTACAAGATGACATACCAGTCTCTTCAAGTCACTGTCTCTGATGACAACAAGGATGGGACGGTTGGTTTAAATTGA